From the Phyllopteryx taeniolatus isolate TA_2022b chromosome 16, UOR_Ptae_1.2, whole genome shotgun sequence genome, one window contains:
- the LOC133466346 gene encoding RNA binding protein fox-1 homolog 2-like isoform X8, producing MMGLYYPTTLLGSQDSTGAQDGLVAPPFTTFPPPPPPQNGIAGTEFGPGAMFGAGGQGTAEVGAGANGDTTSTTINNNGKTEETSQGEAAVQCGTGGTAGGGSGGDSSEAKGTPKRLHVSNIPFRFRDPDLRQMFGQYGKILDVEIIFNERGSKGFGFVTFETSADAEKAREKLHGTLVEGRKIEVNNATARVMTNKKMVSPYPNGEALSTLPYAGWKLSPMVGAVYGPELYAVPGFPYSSAAAAATTAAAAAAFRGAHLRGRGRPVYSAVRAAVPQAAIPAYPGVVYQDGFYGAADLYGGYPAAAAAAAAAAYRYTQPAAVTGATAAAAAYSDSYGRVYTTDPYHALSPAAAAYGVGAMASLYRAGYSRFAPY from the exons ATGATGGGGCTGTACTACCCAACCACACTGCTG GGGTCCCAGGATTCAACAGGAGCACAGGATGGTTTGGTGGCTCCACCCTTCACAACGTTCCCTCCTCCACCACCTCCCCAGAATGGAATAGCTGGGACAGAATTTGGCCCTGGGGCCATGTTTGGTGCAGGGGGTCAAGGTACAGCTGAGGTAGGCGCTGGTGCTAATGGGGACACCACCAGTACCACCATCAACAACAAT GGTAAGACTGAGGAGACTTCCCAGGGGGAGGCAGCTGTACAGTGTGGTACTGGAGGGACAGCAGGAGGGGGATCTGGAGGAGACTCGTCGGAGGCTAAAGGGACCCCCAAACGCCTACATGTGTCAAACATCCCATTCCGCTTCCGTGACCCTGATCTCAGGCAGATGTTTGGG CAATATGGGAAGATTCTGGACGtagaaattattttcaatgagAGGGGCTCAAAG GGTTTTGGCTTTGTGACATTTGAGACCAGCGCAGATGCAGAGAAAGCCCGCGAAAAGCTCCATGGCACATTGGTGGAAGGTCGTAAGATTGAG GTGAATAATGCCACTGCCAGGGTGATGACTAACAAGAAAATGGTCAGCCCCTACCCTAATGGAGAGGCTCTGAGCACGCTGCCTTACG CAGGGTGGAAATTGAGCCCAATGGTCGGGGCTGTGTATGGACCAGAGCTCTATGCAG TCCCAGGGTTCCCCTACTCttcagcagctgcagcagccaCGACAGCAGCCGCAGCAGCTGCATTCCGTGGCGCTCACCTTCGCGGACGTGGGCGACCCGTCTACAGTGCGGTGCGGGCAGCAGTGCCTCAGGCTGCTATCCCCGCATACCCTGG CGTGGTGTATCAGGATGGGTTTTACGGCGCTGCAGACTTGTAT GGAGGCTATCCTGCTGCCGccgctgccgctgctgctgctgcttatCGCTACACTCAGCCCGCGGCTGTAACCGGAGCAACCGCAGCAGCTGCCGCATACAGTGACAG TTATGGGCGGGTTTACACGACAGATCCATACCACGCTTTATCCCCAGCTGCTGCTGCCTACGGAGTGGGAGCCATG GCCAGTTTATACAGGGCAGGATACAGTAGGTTCGCTCCGTACTAA